The window GAAAATATTCCTGACCTTTACTAATGGTTTGGAGTATTTCAGAATCTTTTCTGTAATGTGACCCTTGGAATAAATGTAATACCAGTAGTTTTTTTATATTGAAATAGCATAGTTAAGACGTTTTTACTTAGAGGGCATATGAAAATGGACATATCTCAGCAAGCAGAAACAGTCTGACAAACAGAGCTGTATATTTAGCAATGAAGATCTAGTTGAGACTCGCTTCAAATTCAGTTTGTGACAGAGACTGCTCTGAGTTCCTGGTCTGttcatgctttaaaaaaagtcCTCCTCACTTTCCAGGCTTGGAAAGCAGGATGCATTTCCCTCCTGGTTGGAACAGCAGAGCAGTACAGCATTGTTTACCACACAGTGCTATCCTAAAGTCATGTGCTCAGAAACATGAAACTTCCTTGTGTTGGGGAGTACTTGGCATTCCTTGGCCTCCTGGTCTTGGGAAGAAGAGAGGGCACGCAGGCTTCTGCAGATTTCATAGCCACGCAGGTGGCTGGTTCCCTGTCTTGGAGTTCATGTTGCTGGttggtttggttggggtttttaacAGCATAAGTTACTGGATATTTCCATCCTCGGAATGCACAGGAGATCTTTGGTGCATATTGGTGCTCTTGGTGTCTTGTGGCTGTAACACCCAGCTGTTCTCTGTGGAAAACAGGGCAgttcctgctctcctcctgAAGTACTTGCATGTGTGAATCAGTTTGTTCAAGCTTTCTTTTATACTTCCAGTTGCCTCAAGGACCCCTGTTTAGCCCTGTGTGCCATCAAATGGAGCTGAGCTGTGAGCGTGGTGCTCCTGACCTGCCCAGAAAGGAGGTGGCAGGTGGAGGGTCCTGCAGGAACATGTGCTTTGTGTGCCTAGTTTACTatgctggagaagaaaaagaacataatGTGTGAAGATGTTCAGGAAACTTGAAGGACTGGATGTTTCCACAGTGACACATTCCTTTGGAACTCAATATGGAGCAGTGACTTGTCTTTATTTACTGTTGTTGAAAATAACCCGTGCACGTGTTGAAGCTGGTACTGTAATTCTGGAATCTTCCAGGAAATAAGGCAATAAAGCTGCTGGCTTGCTTGTTGAATTAGTGTCCAAAACTGTCACTTTATTTCCTATCTTGGAATAAACCTGGTTTAGTAGAACAGTGTGTGTCTCTAGGATTTAGCAGAGGTGCTTTGTGTTCTGCCTGGGACAGAAGGACCGAGTGTTTCCATCTCCTGAGCCAGGCCTGGAGGGAAGACGAGGTGCAGAGCAGTGCCTGGCACTCAGTAAACCCTTCTTAGCTGCTCTGGGAGTTGTTCCCCTCCCAGGTCTAGATAAGCATGTTTGCCTCAAATCTCAGTGCTGGGAAGCAGAGgctgctggctctgtgctgggaatgAGATTTGTTCATCTTTCTTACGACTGCAGTTCAGTGAGGGGGATTAATTGTGCTGCAAGGAACAGTGCTTTGCTTTTGAGAAAGTCTTAGGCCTAGGAAGCTTTCCTCTGTTTGTATTTCTTTCCAGTATTGGTTTCATTTGTCATGTGAATGACACATGACCTAATGAAAATCTTTCTAGGCTCCAGCAGTGTTCCTTGTAAGGAGTACCATGTGTTTGTAATGGCTGGCTATctgccctgcaggagcagcaaggGAAGTGCTGAATTCCTGCTAGAAATTTTCCACTTGCTTAACTGATCAGTGGATCCAGTTTAACTTAAAGCCTGGGACCAAAGCAGGCGTTTCCCATCTTTAATGTTACCTGCCAACATCTGGCCCTTACAGAAGTGTAATCCTGGCTAAGTGACATGTTAATTAGCAAGTCAACTTTTACTCCTTGCAGATTGAGACAGCCGAAGCCAGTTCTAATTCCCTCTACATTTGGGAAAACTCTGGAATGTTAAAAGTATTTTGCCtgccttttaaaaaagagaaactgcTCAGCAGCCTTGCTGTAGCACTGCTGTGCTGACAAAGCCACAGAGATGTTAACCAACTTCCTGAACATCTGATTTGTGGCTTGCAGCGCTTTTCCACCATGGACAAGCGGCACCCCAGGCCCCAGTTAAGGCTACTACAGCATTCTTTTAAATCTTAGCTGTTTGCTGCAAGCTGCACTGCTTCCTTTGTTGCTGTTGCAAGTCTCAGAAGTGTGAGGTAATAGTTCTAACTTGCTGGTTTTGTTAAATCTCTTCGCATTTTGTGCTGGAGTCAGATTTTCTCTTTGGTTGATACATCAGCTCTTTGGCGGGTGAGTGCTGGTCTGGCAGTGACTGTGCAGAGCAAGGAGGGACTGAGCTTTTCAACAGCTTTAAGTCCTTCTGGATAAAACTGATTATCAGTACTACCCCAGAGTGTGTTTCTACTTGGAGGCCTCACTGACAGCGGCTCGGAGCAAACAATGTGGGAACTTTGCTGGCTGGCTGTGCCACTAATTCAGTGACTGGGGAAGGACACAAATTCGAACTGTGAATGAAAGGGTGGCTgtgggagagaggaagaggaagggtttttttgtttatatgaACTAAACTGGGTGATTTGGGTTGCCTTGAGGGAACAAGTATCAGTTCTGACAtgttctgttttttattttagtgcCACAATGGCAACTGCACCTTACAACTATTCCTACATCTTTAAGTACATCATTATTGGTAAGTACCAGTGGGCTCCCACctgtgtgtgttctgtgtggATACATGAGaagcctggggctgtgccaggctgctttcAGTTTGTGCTTGTCCCACCTCAGTCCCCACAGGTCACCACACTTCTCTGCAGCTTTAGCATTTACTGGAACATTTTTCATCCTTAATCTCAAAGGTTTTAGAATTTATGTTGAAGGCATGAGTGCTGATTGGAAACCATTGCATGAGGCTCATAAACCTCTGTCAGGCTGCGTTTTTGTGTTTAAATGTTGCTTTTAGCTGCAGCTTCCTTGGCTGCTTAGTCAGGGACTCTAAGGGATTACATTTATTGCTGTCCTGGAAGAACTGGTTTTGCTGTTAATTGTTTAATTGTTAATGACCTTGTGTAGGTGTAAATGATCTGCAGGTTTGTAagtcaggctgctgtgacagccTCAGCCTCTGGAAAAGTTGGTTATTAAAAGATCTTGCTATGTCTCACTCTAGGCATTGTGCAAGAGGATTGGTAGAAATGTAGCAATTTCTTGAGGTGTTCTGGTTGGTTGTCAGTATTTTTGATGTTCTTACCACAGTTAGACAGGAGCAAACACCAAgtatattttacatttcagcTTCTTCAGCTGTACTTCTCAGAACCTTGTGAAATGCAGTTATAAAATCAGTAATACAAATTAGCTGTTTCTTGAGTGCTCTGCTCTTGCTTGCAAGCTGTACCTGTAACCAAAGCTTTAGTGGCAAGTTGATAAATTCAACGATATACCCAGGGATAGAACACTGCCCATCTGACCTGAGAAATGAATGTCTCTGTACCATTTGTTGTgtgggagaaagaaaatgtgCTTGTTGCAACAATGATTTAACTATTCTTTCTGTAACAGGGGACATGGGTGTAGGAAAGTCCTGTTTGCTTCATCAGTTCACAGAAAAGAAGTGTGAGTATTTCATTTCATGGTATTTATTCTAACTGGCATTTTcatcccttttccctgcccGTTTCCATCATGCATGAGCTCGATTTGGTGTCTGTCTTACTCTCTATGAGTTTGGATTGTACTGGGTCACATTTTTGGTTTGACTTCAGCAGGTGCAGAAACAAATATTGACGTAGTTACGGCAAAACCTGCTCCAGCCAATCCTGCCTGTGAGCGAGTGGGAGGACTGGATCTGATTTTACAGCTTTTCTGTGGATTTTGATGTGAACAAATAAATTTCTCGTCTGAGCTTTGCATGTTTTCAATATTGGTGTAGCTTGATCACAAGCAGTTGGAGTTTTTAGTGCTATTAAGGAGTccgaaaggaaaaaaagggaatagTTTTGCTTTGAGTCCTTGTTTGCAACCTtaagcagccctgcaggacaCTTGGCCTGCCCGGGGTGATGGTGTTTAGGGCTTGCTGCGGTCTCTCTCAGCTGAAACATTGTCTCATGTTTTATCATCACTAATTAAGAATTAGCTTCAGTTTCTCCTGGTGCGTGTTGCATTGGGGTTTGCAGCAGCTGTTAACCTCACTCAGTGAGTAAGTCTGAAGGTATTTCTCAGTACTGGCATCACCATGTGCTACTTGAGATGTGGTAACAAGTGGGTAGGAGCTGcagttaaaatatttgttttccagtAGAAATAGGAACTTCTGACtgttgtttttaatgaaaatgcagTATCAGCCAGTTATTCAAAAGCCATTTTGCACATGCTCAAATTGTCCATGAGGAGAATGTTCTGTCTGCACCAAGCCAAAGCAGTACAACCAAACTAAAGTGCCAAACACCTCTGCTGTGAGACTGCCCCTAACTCTAGGTAGCCTGAGTAGGTCCTCGTCCTGTCTGTATTTTCTTGATCTTCCTCAAAGATGAGCTTATTAACATAAGTTTATCATAACTAGAAATCCTTTTTGGATTTGGTGTGTTTGTAGCTACTTATGAAACTGGCATTTTCTTGGACAGTCATGCTATTGCCCTGTCTGAAACAACTTGGGTGTTTGTTTTTGAAGATGTGACAGACTTTTTAACTGTATCTTTCTTGGTAATTGCCTAAAAATGATCTTTTCCTACTGCATTAAAATAGTTAACCTTCTGCAAGGATAGACTTGGAGTCAGCTGACTTGGTACCTTCTGATATGTATGaccaaagagcagcagagaaggcAAGGAATTTTATAACTGTTTTTAAAACTAACAGCAGCTCAGGAAAtacagcattttatttctggTTAAGTGATGCAGTTTGGGAACTGTAGctgtaaaaatgcttttttagaCACTGAAAGTCTAGTAAAGATAACTGAAAACTTGTGATAGTCATACTTTGCAGCAAGAAAACCTTGTCCTAGGAAGATCTGATCTTTGCTCTTATTTTTCATGACAGTTATGGCAGACTGTCCCCACACAATTGGTGTTGAATTTGGCACGAGAATAATTGAAGTTAGTGGCCAAAAAATTAAACTACAGATTTGGGATACAGCAGGACAAGAGAGATTCAGGGCTGTCACACGAAGCTACtacagaggagcagcaggagctctcaTGGTCTACGACATCACCAGGTaagggcagcagagctctgggtgTGATGCTGAGGCTGGGATGCTCAGCCCTGAAGGTTCTGTCTGGTCTGTCCCCGTGGCTCagaggctctgtgtgtgtctggaTGAGCAGCATCCTGCTGTGCACGCCTGCCACACCTTACCTAAATAGCCCCATGGTTCAAGAGCTGCAGATGAGACACAGGGAATGATGTGAGCGGCTTGTCTTGGAAAGTCTTGATGCTGATGAGCCTGAGGAATATGCATTTCAGCCTGTGTTGAAGTTGTTTTAAAGAACTGGCTTTGCCCTGAGAATCTGCTCTGCAGCACGTGGCTGTTGCTGCTGTGGAGGCAGtggcagtgctgctcacctggcagGGGTGTCCTCAGTGGGCCCAGTGAAcgtgcagagctgcccctggtGTGTGGGGAGAGAGCCTGGCCTCAGCCTGACCCTGGGCCTCTTCCACAGCAGCCTGGCACTGCACAGCAGCCATCCTGCCTTCCTCTAGAGGTTACAGCTAAAGATGCTGCTCAAGCAATAGTGCATCAGGTGCAACGTGAAATACTTTTGCATTCACGCGTCCCTCATCTTCCTCTGGGGCTGTTCTTGATACTCTTCAGGCAcctctttgttttttcttgcatATTTAGGTGTATTTCCTGTTTGTGTAAATCTTGAGTAAAACATGACCTTCTGCATTTTGTTACTGAAGTGCTTTTCTGCTGCACTGTGTGCTGTAAGGGTATTTGACAGGAAACCTTTTAATGTGCTCTGTTGAAAACAGCACCAGCcgtgtctgtgtgcagagctgtgtgctAGCAATGGGAATTGGTCTGGCTTTCCACTGGGAGTGTACGAGCTGCTCCAAGGGTTTCAAGTTGACTTAATTTGTGGTCTGAGTccacactgctgctgtttgtcTCTCTTGAGGTGGGGCGATCAGCAGGGATGATGGATGTTGCTGTGTTTGGATGCTGACTGTGCTGTTGGCacctaaatattttataaaatgctAAAAGTGTCCTCCTTTGATTCATTGCAGAAGAAGTACGTATAATCACTTAAGCAGCTGGCTGACAGATGCAAGGAACCTCACCAATCCAAATACTGTAAGTTTGACTTTATTTAGCTTAAAAGCAAGATTGCTTCTCCCAAAGCACTGCAGTGGTCTCTGCAAGAGCTGCCTGTGTTTTCTGCACTgctcctgtccccaggtgcAGAGTGCAGTGATTCACTTCCTGATTGCAGCTGCAGCAAAAGGGCTTCCTCTAAAAGTCTTCTTGTGCCACTCACCTTTCAGGGTCTGTTTGAAGCAGTTGGAGACAAAATTGGGATGAAATCTGGACCAACCTTCACTTGCGTTACTCCTTGCTTTGTGTCAGTAGTGAGGTGAATGCTGTCCTTAGGCTGGAATGTAAATTGCATCTCCAGCAAAAGCTGAGCAGGTTTTGTGGAGGAAGATCCTTCTGGGTCTTTCTGCCCATAccacagagctggagctgttgTTCTTCAGCCTGTTCCTGAATGCCTCTAAAATACTTTAGCACCGAACTGATGAGAAATCACTGAAGATTATGTCTGGATTAGCAGGTGATTAAACAAATACAAGAAATGGCTCAGGGTACAGTTCTCATGAGTAAAGAGAAGCTTTTTGGGACCTCATCTCACGAGAACACCCTAAAGCCTTGGAAAGTGTCAGCTGGAGATGCTGTTCTTGCTTTCCCAGAGTGGGGAGTGCTAGAGCAGAGCTCTCCTGAAGGAGCATGGCTTCTGTAGATAACCTGCTCTTCTGTTTCCCTTTGGTTTTTTAGAAAGTCTCATTAATAATGAAGGTGGCAGTGAAAAGGCTCCTAAGCTTTTGCCCAGACTAACTTTGTCTCTCCTGACCCAGGTGATAATCCTCATAGGAAACAAAGCAGACCTGGAAGCACAGAGGGATGTAACATATGAAGAAGCCAAACAATTTGCTGAAGAAAAtggtgtgtttttttctcttgagcTGGTACTTTCCTACAAGATAAGTGATGTTAAAGTGAATCCGCAGCATTGATAGCTGCAGGCTTACACTTCCAGAGTGATAGAACTGTATGTACAAActcctgtgccccaggcagTCTGATAACTGTGTGTAGTTCTAGAAATCAGCTTGTGTTGATGCCTTAACATAGTCACAAAAGCTTGTTTAGTACTAAAATAGTGTCGTGCATGTAATGGGAAGGTCGTAGCGTGTCTGACTTCGGGCTCGTTATTAAGGTGTGTTGTGCACTGACTGTTAAACCTCTGTCTCTGAACAGGTTTATTGTTCCTTGAAGCAAGTGCAAAAACGTAAGTGACTTTTGCCTGCGGTAATGTTCAGGTTGGTCTGTTTGCTGTGACTTGAAAGTAACTTGGAACTGAGACCTCATGCTGCATTTCAGGCAAAGGCTGGTTGAACTTAAATGAGCTGTTTTGGATTTCAGGCCTTATTTGAGTGTGCAATGTGTTGAGTGTGTAAAGGGCTCCTTCCTCTggctgttcagagctgcaggTTTGGTCTGTAGGCACTGACCAGCCCCTCCAGTAATTGAAGAATTGCTGTGCCATGCTTGGGGctggctgtgtcactggggAGCAGATCTCCAGGGCCACCAGGAAATGTGGCTCCCACTGGCACCTGTCAGAACAGAACTTTGTAACAAAAAGAGGTTCTGATCCATAGTGGCTCCTTTGCTTTTAAGCCTCTGTCAGAATTGTCCTGTGCACGTGGCTCGATGCTTTGGCTTATTTTTGCCCCTCAGTTCTTTGGCACATGCTCCTTATTCCTGGCTGGTCCTGGTAGGAGTGTGGTGGCCAGGGAGGGCTTGCCCTGTCCCGGGGCTGGGCTGTTGGGCTGGAGAGGAGGGCACAGtgcctgcccagctccctctggaagcagcactgcagcaccagtaactcctgctgctctcttgCAGTGGAGAGAACGTGGAGGACGCGTTCCTGGAGGCTGCCAAGAAAATCTACCAGAACATCCAAGACGGAAGCCTGGACCTGAACGCGGCCGAGTCGGGCGTACAGCACAAACCGTCAGCCCCGCAGGGGGGGCGGCTAACGAGCGAaccccagccccagagagaAGGCTGTGGCTGCTAGTGACCCCTCCGTGGCTCCTCCTGACCCCTCACCTCTGGCTCTAGGGAGCGGTGCTTTTGACCGCTTCCCCATCTTCTGTACATCTTACTGGGTTTAATTAAAACTCTGAGACAAGTTTAACACAGTACTAAACTGCTAAACAACTTTAGATGTAATCAGGTTATCAAAGGCAAGTAGAGTAATAAAACCTCTCCTGCATGGTAAATctagaagtttttttttccttgattgtCCTTGTGATAGTGTCACCGATACATAATTTAAACTGAGCACTGATGCTGGACTCCTGATTTTACACTTTTGCAGGGCTTTGTCTTGTATGGTTTATTTTATGGTTCTTTGGCCTTTCTTCCCCACCTCTAACTGTTCGAGCTGTCAGTAGTAAAGGATAAGTTTTTGCTGTGAAATGACTTCTGATGGTAGCGAGGGGCTCTGTAATGATGTGCTTTTGTTGGAAGAATTCCctgtgggatgtgctggggtcGGGGTGGCGCAGGGAAGCGATCTGGTCATTCTTGTGCTCAATAGCTTTACGTCATTCTTTTGCCACTTTTATCCTTTACCTTTGTTAACAGAACGTAAATATGTATAAAATTTGAAGGAACTGAGCTAACAGTTAAATACATCCTGTGTATAtgattttaatgaagaaaatgaTGCCTGGCATTAGAGCAGTGTGTAAGAACCCCCCGTTTGTACAGTCTGAGCTCTCTGTGCCCctgtggcagcacagcccagcaggggctgcagctgccgGGTGTCACTTGCAGGGTCCCCACggtgctggggacacagccATTAACACTAGTGGGGTGTGGCTCTCCTTCTGCACTGTGCAATGCTCCCCTCTGCACTCAGCAGTGCTCTGCCTGCTTCTCTTTGGCATTCTCGGGCTTCAGCCGTGGCCGGGCTCTCGCACACCTCCCGCTTTTGTACCTGTAACTTTGGGACTGGGCAGAGGCTGAACTGGACAGCTGGAACAACATGTGCTCTCTAGGGATTTTTAACTACTCTTGTATTTTTTAACAGTGctttgtgagggttttttttaaagggttttCTTCAAGCCTTCAGGTACATCTTTCCTGGGGTGCCAGAGCCTGTGTGTGAGGGGGTGTCACGTGGTGACCCTGCCTGGGGGGATGTTGCTGCACTAATGTGAGGTTTTGCTGTGGCTCCTTGTGCAGCTTCACTTGGAAAACATCACAAGGTTTAAAAATGGAAGGGGGTAAGTGCTTAACCACGATGCAATGTCCCACTTCAGGCTTACTGCAGCATTTCAAATACAAAGTAGTCTGAAAATCCCTCTCTAGACACTAAAACTCTACAATGTTCAGACTTGTAAGTAACCAGTGGTACCAGAGTATTGTACAGTCAATGTTAAATAAAAGCCAAAACTGGAATGTGCAGACAATAGGATTTGGGTAACTCGTGTGCTGTCCCTTTGTTTGTCTGGTTAGTCCTTTTTTACCTCCTGTTCCTCAGTAGATGGGTATGTTCAAGATCTCCAGCTCCTGCATCCTGCTTAACCCAAGGCTGCACCAGGGTTTGCCCAGGGACCACGACCTGCTGCTGATGTGAAGTCAGTGTTGTAATGACTACAGCTTGTTGAGGTGCAATACCTGTACTCCCAGAGTAAGTTACAGTAGGTCTCATTGTTTCTGTCACAGAAAGGATCTGTTTGGACTGCTGTACTCCTCATTTGATGTAACAATGCTATTAATctaaatatttgtaaataaaGTACCTGTATCTAGATAAACCTCCCTGCTGCGTGTTACTTGCTCTGGCCCTCTGTGCTGAGGGTGGGAGCTCAGAGGAGGGAGAGCTCCTTGGACTGCTGGGATTTGTGCTCAACCTTCACCCTGGGCCTTTCTTGCTACAAATATCACAGGGTTTCCCAGAGGAATCTGCCAGTGGtttccagagctgctctctAAGGGAAGCGGGGCTGGGTGGTGTTTGTTCCCAGTGAACTCTGACAATGGCTGCATAGAAAAATGTTATCTTTAATGAGGATGAGAAAGGGCAAGACTTGAGACTGATGCCAAAGCCCATCCCTGGGAAAGGGTGGGGAGGGCTGGGACAATCCCTGCACAGCCATTGACCTGTGCTGGCCTGTGCCTTGTCCTCCTGCCTGAGGATTTACAAAGTGGCTTTTCCTCTGCTAAGTAGGGAGTAAGTTGATTGTAATTTTGTTAAGAAGCCATTGTATCCACCTAGTTCAGACGAGGGATGCAGCCAAGCCTCAGGAGAGGAAGAGGTGCTCACCCAGCAGCCAGGAAGAGGGACAAGGACAGAAATGCCAATGTTGGACACGTTCCTGCAAGGAGCCCCAGCACTCGAGCATTGTCACTGTCCAGGGCTGTGCCCGTATCTGTGTCCTGGAGAAcagctttaaagaaaagaatCCGCAACCACCCCCAGATAAAACCATCAATcataaaagtttattttaggcaattattcaaaataattttattttaaatctctgTGCATTTGGCAACAGATCAGGCCTTTTAACAAGGTTTCTTTAAAGTGGAAACTGGCCACTAGCTGAACACTTAAATAGGAGGGTGGTTTGGACATGTTTAAatacacatttaaaatattaaaaaaaaaaaaaaaaaaaaaaaacttatatATAAAAACCTGTTGTCGATTGTACAAAACCTTCACAGTACAGGCCTTGCAGCAGCTGTTTGTGATGGTGGCAAAGGCCTTTTCAGACAAGGCTCACCCAGTGAGGTAGGAGAACTCTTCAGAGGTGGCACCTGAGGGCCCCTGTCCAAGCTGTGGATGTGCTTTGGGCTTTGCTTTTAA of the Anomalospiza imberbis isolate Cuckoo-Finch-1a 21T00152 chromosome 21, ASM3175350v1, whole genome shotgun sequence genome contains:
- the RAB14 gene encoding ras-related protein Rab-14, with amino-acid sequence MATAPYNYSYIFKYIIIGDMGVGKSCLLHQFTEKKFMADCPHTIGVEFGTRIIEVSGQKIKLQIWDTAGQERFRAVTRSYYRGAAGALMVYDITRRSTYNHLSSWLTDARNLTNPNTVIILIGNKADLEAQRDVTYEEAKQFAEENGLLFLEASAKTGENVEDAFLEAAKKIYQNIQDGSLDLNAAESGVQHKPSAPQGGRLTSEPQPQREGCGC